In Longimicrobiales bacterium, one DNA window encodes the following:
- a CDS encoding TonB-dependent receptor — translation MPESADSAVIEGVVRDASSGRPLQGALVRVVGSSRQDVTHEGGEYHLVNLPPGRHTVLFERLGYRREVREVSIAAGETVRVDVAMTSSAIELPGIVVTGTTRASLGDETVRPANVVAGQELSRRLDVTLAATLENEPGLAVASVGPATARPVIRGLGGDRVLVLEDGARVGDLSSSSSDHALSVDPLNATRIEVVRGPAALLYGSNAIGGVINLIRDEIPTSLPEQVRGLFSMQAQSVNSGVAGGASAETGWGGFALRGEGSFRSAGDLDTPRGDLENTELRTYSLSAGISRIARQGYVGVAYRFYDNSYGIPGGFVGSHPDGVDVEMRRHAVHGAARIERAIGPFTEIEADAKYTHYYHRELESADIIGTEYGLLTGAGEVIARHADLGPLESGAMGVRVGWKDFAAGGSSHTTPTIEWTAAVFVLEELGSGPVRLQSGARFDWHRVEPLEAEEAEIGTIRTRTFGSVSGSLGVLYTPHEGVGLGASIARAYRTPETGELFSEGPHLAAYSFEVGNPDLEAEVGVGVDVFVRVNRDRFHAELAGFRNGLDNYIYYRDTGEQTESELPIYQATGTDAVLLGFEASGGAEVVPHLLLNGSVSYVRGTISETDEPLPMMPPLRGQVAVRYERPEFVTGVAWRGASRQDRIAEQEFETETRGYGVLDADAGVRWTAFGRVQSVTLRVDNVTNELVYDHLSRIRDRDTNERVPGPGRSASVIYRVVF, via the coding sequence ATGCCCGAGTCCGCGGACAGCGCGGTGATCGAGGGCGTCGTGCGGGATGCCTCTTCGGGGCGCCCGCTGCAGGGCGCGCTCGTACGTGTCGTCGGATCATCCAGGCAGGATGTCACGCACGAGGGTGGTGAGTACCATCTCGTGAATCTGCCGCCCGGCCGCCACACGGTGCTCTTCGAGCGGCTCGGCTACCGGCGTGAGGTCCGCGAAGTCAGCATTGCGGCCGGCGAGACGGTGCGTGTCGATGTTGCGATGACGTCCTCGGCCATCGAGCTGCCCGGCATCGTAGTCACGGGTACGACGCGAGCAAGCCTCGGCGATGAGACGGTCCGCCCTGCCAATGTCGTCGCCGGCCAGGAGCTTTCCCGCCGGCTCGATGTCACGCTCGCTGCCACACTGGAAAATGAGCCCGGCCTCGCGGTCGCGTCCGTGGGGCCCGCTACTGCGCGGCCGGTGATTCGCGGCCTGGGCGGTGACCGCGTTCTCGTGCTGGAAGACGGCGCCCGCGTGGGTGACCTCTCGTCCAGCAGCAGCGATCACGCACTCTCGGTGGACCCGCTGAATGCCACGCGCATCGAGGTTGTGCGCGGGCCGGCCGCTCTGCTGTACGGCAGCAATGCCATCGGCGGCGTCATCAACCTGATCCGCGACGAGATCCCCACGTCCCTGCCGGAGCAGGTGCGCGGTCTGTTCAGCATGCAGGCTCAGAGTGTCAACAGCGGTGTCGCGGGTGGTGCGTCGGCAGAAACGGGATGGGGCGGCTTCGCGCTGCGCGGCGAGGGCAGTTTCCGCAGTGCCGGTGACCTGGACACGCCGCGCGGCGATCTGGAGAACACGGAGCTGCGCACGTACTCACTGTCTGCCGGCATCTCCCGCATCGCGCGGCAGGGATACGTCGGCGTTGCCTACCGTTTCTACGACAACAGCTATGGCATTCCCGGCGGCTTCGTCGGCTCCCATCCCGACGGTGTCGACGTGGAGATGCGGCGCCATGCAGTGCATGGTGCCGCCCGCATCGAACGTGCGATCGGCCCGTTCACGGAGATCGAGGCGGACGCGAAGTACACGCACTACTATCATCGCGAGCTCGAGTCCGCGGACATCATCGGCACCGAGTACGGTCTGCTGACCGGCGCCGGCGAGGTGATCGCACGTCACGCCGATCTGGGGCCGCTGGAGAGCGGCGCCATGGGCGTGCGCGTCGGCTGGAAGGACTTTGCCGCGGGCGGCTCCAGCCACACCACCCCGACCATCGAATGGACGGCGGCGGTATTCGTGCTCGAGGAGCTCGGGAGCGGACCCGTGCGATTACAGAGCGGCGCGCGTTTCGACTGGCACCGAGTCGAGCCGCTCGAGGCGGAAGAGGCCGAGATAGGCACGATCCGCACGCGTACGTTCGGCTCCGTATCCGGCTCGCTCGGCGTGCTCTACACGCCGCACGAAGGCGTCGGTCTGGGCGCCAGCATCGCGCGCGCCTATCGCACGCCGGAGACGGGCGAGCTGTTCTCGGAGGGGCCGCACCTTGCCGCGTATTCCTTCGAGGTCGGCAACCCCGATCTGGAAGCCGAGGTGGGTGTCGGGGTGGACGTGTTCGTGCGCGTGAACCGCGACCGCTTCCACGCGGAGCTGGCCGGATTCCGCAATGGACTGGACAACTACATCTACTATCGGGATACAGGCGAGCAGACGGAGTCGGAGCTGCCCATCTACCAGGCGACCGGGACCGACGCGGTGCTGCTCGGATTCGAGGCGAGCGGTGGGGCGGAAGTGGTGCCGCATCTGCTCCTGAACGGCAGCGTTTCCTACGTGCGCGGCACGATCAGCGAAACGGACGAGCCGCTGCCGATGATGCCGCCGCTGCGCGGCCAGGTGGCGGTGCGTTACGAGCGCCCCGAATTCGTGACCGGCGTCGCGTGGCGCGGGGCGTCGCGGCAGGACCGTATCGCCGAGCAGGAGTTCGAAACCGAGACGCGCGGATACGGCGTGCTGGATGCTGATGCCGGAGTGCGCTGGACCGCGTTCGGCCGGGTGCAATCGGTGACGCTGCGCGTCGACAACGTCACCAATGAGCTGGTCTACGACCACCTCTCGCGCATCCGGGACCGCGACACGAACGAGCGCGTGCCGGGCCCCGGCCGCAGCGCAAGCGTCATATACCGCGTTGTCTTCTGA
- the trpS gene encoding tryptophan--tRNA ligase, which translates to MGSETRRRILTGDRPTGRLHIGHWVGSISNRVRLQDEYECFFIIADWHTLTTRPEKASIAEVAGNIREMVLDYLACGIDPERSTIFVQSAVPETAELNLIFEMLVSLPRLERLPSIKDMAEAAHLDVLPFGLVGYPVLQAADILLPRAHAVPVGKDNVPHVEITREIARRFNYLYGEVFAEPEPLISDTPSLPGVNGMQKMSKSLGNAIMLSDDSDTVRKRVMSMYTDPTRLRATDPGTVEGNPVFIYHDAFNPDRAQVADLKVRYREGRVGDVEVKKTLFAALDAFIAPIRERRESFAARPEIVDDILHAGNERMGRVARETIERVRDAMGMTYFRR; encoded by the coding sequence TTGGGGAGTGAGACGCGACGCCGCATACTGACGGGCGACCGGCCGACAGGCCGCCTGCACATCGGCCACTGGGTGGGCAGCATCAGCAACCGGGTGCGGCTGCAGGACGAATACGAGTGTTTCTTCATCATCGCGGACTGGCACACGCTCACGACGCGGCCGGAGAAGGCGTCGATTGCGGAAGTGGCCGGCAATATCCGCGAGATGGTGCTCGATTATCTCGCGTGCGGGATCGATCCGGAGCGTAGCACGATCTTCGTGCAGTCGGCCGTGCCGGAGACGGCGGAGTTGAACCTGATCTTCGAAATGCTCGTGTCACTGCCGCGGCTGGAGCGGCTGCCGAGCATCAAGGACATGGCGGAAGCGGCGCATCTGGACGTGCTGCCGTTCGGACTCGTCGGCTATCCGGTGCTGCAGGCGGCTGATATCCTGCTGCCGCGGGCCCATGCGGTTCCGGTCGGCAAGGACAACGTGCCGCATGTCGAGATCACGCGGGAGATCGCGCGCCGCTTCAACTACCTCTACGGTGAGGTGTTCGCGGAGCCGGAGCCGCTGATCAGCGATACGCCGTCGCTGCCGGGCGTCAACGGCATGCAGAAGATGTCGAAATCGCTCGGTAACGCGATCATGCTGAGCGATGACAGCGACACGGTGCGCAAGCGTGTGATGTCGATGTACACGGATCCGACCCGGCTGCGTGCGACCGACCCGGGAACGGTGGAGGGCAATCCCGTGTTCATCTACCACGATGCGTTCAATCCCGACCGGGCGCAGGTCGCGGACCTGAAGGTCCGCTATCGCGAGGGGCGCGTGGGCGACGTCGAGGTGAAGAAGACACTGTTCGCTGCACTGGACGCGTTCATCGCGCCGATTCGCGAGCGGCGTGAATCGTTCGCGGCTCGTCCGGAAATCGTCGACGATATCCTGCACGCCGGCAACGAGCGCATGGGTCGCGTGGCGCGGGAAACGATCGAGCGGGTCCGCGATGCCATGGGCATGACGTACTTCCGCCGTTAG
- a CDS encoding Rieske 2Fe-2S domain-containing protein: MNEFETVLRTPELGPGAIAEVHAHGRDIAIANVGQTYYALDATCPVDGTNLARDGRLDHDVLICPNDDARFSVRTGERAGGGEALTAHTVRIEGNEIMVGPPDYADRHDR, encoded by the coding sequence ATGAACGAATTCGAAACCGTCCTGCGCACGCCCGAGCTCGGCCCCGGCGCCATCGCCGAAGTGCACGCGCACGGCCGCGACATCGCGATCGCAAATGTGGGCCAGACCTACTACGCACTCGACGCCACCTGCCCCGTCGACGGCACCAACCTCGCCCGCGACGGCCGCCTGGATCACGATGTCCTCATCTGCCCCAATGATGACGCCCGCTTCAGCGTCCGCACCGGCGAACGTGCGGGCGGCGGTGAGGCTCTCACGGCCCACACCGTTCGCATTGAGGGCAACGAGATCATGGTGGGGCCGCCCGACTACGCGGACCGGCACGACCGCTGA
- a CDS encoding 6-carboxytetrahydropterin synthase, translated as MDTAFLTRSVAFAAAHRYYRPDWDEARNREVFGACSNPHGHGHNYRLDVTIHAGIDDSTGFSADLAALDRVLHEEVIVPLDHQHLNHTVAEFAEGRAIPTCENILRWLWPRIAARIDPPARLHGLRLHEDDRLHVDYFGGHGATP; from the coding sequence ATGGACACCGCTTTTCTCACCCGATCCGTCGCGTTCGCCGCCGCGCATCGCTACTACCGTCCCGACTGGGATGAGGCGCGCAACCGTGAAGTGTTCGGCGCGTGCAGCAATCCGCATGGCCACGGCCACAACTACCGCCTCGACGTGACCATCCACGCCGGGATCGATGACAGCACCGGCTTCTCCGCCGACCTCGCGGCCCTCGACCGCGTTCTGCACGAGGAAGTCATCGTGCCGCTCGATCATCAGCACCTGAACCACACTGTCGCGGAATTCGCGGAAGGCCGCGCCATCCCGACATGCGAGAACATCCTGCGCTGGCTGTGGCCGCGCATCGCCGCCCGCATCGATCCGCCCGCTCGGCTGCATGGGCTCCGTCTCCACGAGGACGACCGGCTCCACGTCGACTACTTCGGCGGTCACGGCGCCACGCCATGA
- a CDS encoding response regulator: protein MQLSSTQPVPLTGDTRIATILIAEDHLDSRDALRALLEAFGYNVLEAANGRQAVEIALMHDPDLILMDIMMPELDGFEATRQLRRHQATHATPIIAVTAMEGAHQLAIQAGANDYVRKPVDIRRLVAKVHDWLHTPPQ from the coding sequence ATGCAACTCAGCAGCACACAGCCGGTCCCGCTAACGGGGGACACGCGGATCGCAACGATCCTCATCGCCGAGGATCATCTGGACAGTCGCGACGCACTTCGCGCACTTCTGGAAGCCTTCGGATACAACGTGCTGGAGGCGGCGAACGGTCGGCAGGCGGTCGAGATCGCGCTCATGCACGATCCCGACCTCATCCTGATGGACATCATGATGCCCGAGCTGGATGGCTTCGAGGCGACGCGCCAGCTGCGGCGTCATCAGGCGACGCACGCCACACCCATCATCGCCGTCACCGCGATGGAGGGTGCGCATCAGCTGGCGATTCAGGCCGGTGCCAACGATTATGTCCGCAAGCCGGTCGACATCCGGCGACTGGTCGCCAAGGTGCACGACTGGCTTCACACACCGCCGCAGTGA
- a CDS encoding Yip1 family protein → MPENDTFETDTPTPPDGADPGSTAFPWPPRPDDSVFEAWGRTWSGASLAPRRFFAALPPSGSLGAAVLYYLSIGIPVAGVQLFWSMLRGGSGDDVVEAGNALAAWGPLVDFLISPIYLLLSLFLSAGVVHLMLKLFGVTGGFGVTARTFAFAYSPQILGIVPVAGAIAGFIWMVVVAIVGVREAHGTTTGRAAAAILIPLSIALAFVAAAYLIVQLGGLPDVPM, encoded by the coding sequence GTGCCCGAAAACGACACCTTCGAGACGGATACCCCGACGCCGCCGGACGGCGCGGATCCCGGCAGTACTGCGTTCCCGTGGCCGCCGCGCCCTGATGACTCGGTCTTCGAGGCGTGGGGCCGGACGTGGAGCGGGGCGTCCCTGGCGCCGCGCCGCTTCTTCGCGGCGCTCCCGCCCAGCGGCTCGCTCGGAGCCGCCGTGCTCTACTATCTGTCCATCGGGATTCCGGTGGCCGGCGTGCAGCTGTTCTGGAGCATGCTGCGGGGCGGCAGCGGAGACGACGTGGTGGAAGCGGGCAACGCGCTCGCCGCCTGGGGGCCGCTCGTCGACTTCCTCATCTCGCCCATCTATCTGCTGCTTTCGCTCTTCCTCTCCGCGGGCGTCGTGCACCTGATGCTGAAGCTGTTCGGTGTGACCGGCGGCTTCGGCGTGACCGCACGCACGTTCGCGTTCGCATACTCGCCGCAGATCCTCGGAATCGTGCCGGTGGCAGGTGCGATCGCTGGCTTCATATGGATGGTGGTGGTGGCGATCGTGGGTGTGCGCGAAGCGCACGGTACGACGACGGGGCGCGCAGCGGCAGCGATCCTCATCCCGCTGAGCATCGCGCTGGCATTCGTCGCCGCGGCGTATCTGATCGTGCAGTTGGGAGGACTGCCGGACGTCCCGATGTAG
- a CDS encoding HNH endonuclease — protein sequence MIRLVRYVHVPRKFRRQVTNTFLFARDGYRCMYCLRHRSELRGRAFLTRDHVIPISRGGLNVWTNVVAACSPCNNRKGSRLPDEVGMHPAHEPHEPNYVELVWAVRRITPVQAKYIRMFYGADVLRALQHAEPITA from the coding sequence GTGATCCGCCTCGTCCGCTACGTGCACGTCCCCCGCAAGTTCCGTCGTCAGGTCACCAACACATTCCTCTTCGCTCGCGACGGATACCGCTGTATGTACTGCCTGCGGCATCGCTCCGAGCTGCGCGGCCGCGCGTTCCTCACACGCGACCACGTCATACCGATCTCGCGCGGCGGTCTCAATGTGTGGACGAACGTCGTGGCGGCGTGCTCGCCGTGCAACAACCGCAAGGGGAGCCGGCTGCCGGATGAGGTGGGCATGCATCCCGCACACGAGCCGCACGAGCCGAACTATGTGGAGCTGGTATGGGCGGTGCGACGCATCACGCCCGTGCAGGCAAAGTACATCCGCATGTTCTACGGCGCCGACGTGCTGCGCGCCCTCCAGCACGCCGAGCCCATCACGGCCTGA